One genomic window of Hymenobacter sp. J193 includes the following:
- a CDS encoding YqgE/AlgH family protein, whose amino-acid sequence MSTLTAGSLLISQPFLGDPNFERTVVLLCQHSDVEGTFGLVLNRPSALVLGDVLELPGADSSPLAQIPLGMGGPVQPDTLHFLHQRADLPDAAPLGQGVYWGGDFGVLLGLLLSGELSPDEIRLYVGYSGWTADQLAGEVRENVWIVHPNAAGKVFTLTTDAFWQAILREKGGRYRMLSNYPLDPRLN is encoded by the coding sequence ATGTCCACCCTCACTGCTGGTAGCCTGCTGATTTCCCAGCCCTTCCTGGGCGACCCCAACTTCGAGCGTACGGTGGTGCTGCTGTGCCAGCACTCCGACGTGGAAGGCACGTTTGGGCTCGTGCTCAACCGGCCATCTGCCCTGGTGCTGGGCGACGTGCTGGAACTGCCCGGCGCCGATTCGAGCCCCCTGGCACAGATACCGCTGGGCATGGGCGGCCCCGTGCAGCCCGACACGTTGCACTTTCTGCACCAGCGCGCTGACCTCCCCGATGCGGCCCCGCTCGGCCAGGGCGTGTACTGGGGCGGCGACTTCGGGGTACTGCTCGGGCTGCTGCTCAGTGGGGAGCTTTCCCCCGATGAAATCCGCCTGTACGTAGGCTATTCCGGCTGGACGGCAGATCAGTTGGCAGGGGAGGTGCGCGAAAATGTTTGGATAGTGCATCCTAATGCTGCCGGGAAAGTATTTACTTTGACTACTGATGCTTTCTGGCAAGCTATTTTGCGCGAGAAAGGCGGCCGTTACCGCATGCTGTCGAACTACCCCCTGGACCCACGGCTAAACTAA
- a CDS encoding DUF1015 domain-containing protein — MAEIQPVRGWRYNDELGQHIDDYVSPLFDVVSAKQREALYRNPLNSIHLSVPRGEDAAGSALARLTEWQQQGVLCQDALPGIYVYYQYFRLPGNPQREYCRKGFMCHIRAYDWAENVVLRHENTLPASVNDRAELLARTQFQTSATHGLYRDEDFELERYLDEAILDPLYQTEEDYQGARDVLAVIQDARVIQRFQQVLAERQVILADGHHRYEGSLAYRQARELAAGGQATGREAWNYHLMYLTNATADDLRILPTHRLLLELPGGLTDADFLARLEPYFTVVPKDDAYDLPELIAGKPWAYGLYLDGQAYKLRLRPEVHEQLSWPLTPEVKALDLTVLHFFVLEKVLGIAGIDAQRQWPGVAYVRNFPECLTRVDRGEARAAFITNEVTMDEVERVCHSGAVMPPKSTFFYPKTIGGFLFTSIRDDEHTHAFTAGF; from the coding sequence TTGGCTGAAATTCAACCCGTGCGGGGCTGGCGCTACAACGACGAGTTGGGCCAGCACATTGATGACTACGTTTCGCCTTTGTTTGACGTGGTATCTGCCAAGCAGCGGGAGGCGCTGTACCGCAATCCGCTGAACAGTATCCACCTTTCCGTGCCGCGCGGGGAGGATGCGGCGGGCTCGGCCCTGGCCCGACTCACGGAGTGGCAGCAGCAGGGTGTGCTCTGCCAGGATGCCTTACCGGGTATCTACGTGTACTACCAGTATTTTCGGTTGCCCGGCAACCCCCAGCGCGAGTACTGCCGCAAAGGCTTCATGTGCCACATCCGGGCCTACGACTGGGCCGAGAACGTGGTGCTGCGCCACGAAAACACGCTGCCGGCCAGCGTAAACGACCGGGCCGAGCTGCTGGCCCGCACCCAGTTTCAGACCAGCGCCACCCACGGCCTGTACCGGGACGAAGACTTCGAGCTGGAACGCTACCTGGATGAAGCCATTCTCGACCCGCTCTACCAGACCGAGGAAGACTACCAGGGGGCCCGCGACGTGCTGGCCGTGATTCAGGATGCCCGCGTGATTCAACGGTTTCAGCAGGTACTGGCCGAGCGGCAGGTGATTCTGGCCGACGGGCACCACCGTTACGAAGGGTCCCTGGCTTATCGTCAGGCCCGCGAGCTGGCTGCCGGGGGGCAGGCCACGGGCCGCGAAGCCTGGAACTACCACCTGATGTACCTCACCAACGCCACCGCCGACGACCTGCGCATCCTGCCCACGCACCGCCTGCTGCTGGAGCTGCCCGGTGGCCTCACCGACGCGGATTTTCTGGCCCGGCTGGAGCCCTACTTCACCGTGGTGCCCAAGGACGATGCCTACGACTTACCGGAGCTGATTGCCGGCAAGCCCTGGGCGTACGGCCTCTATCTCGATGGGCAGGCCTACAAGCTGCGCCTGCGGCCCGAGGTGCATGAGCAGCTCAGCTGGCCGCTCACCCCGGAGGTGAAAGCCCTCGACCTGACAGTGCTGCACTTCTTCGTACTCGAAAAAGTACTGGGCATTGCGGGCATCGACGCGCAGCGGCAGTGGCCGGGCGTGGCTTACGTGCGCAACTTCCCCGAGTGCCTCACCCGCGTGGACCGGGGCGAGGCCCGCGCGGCCTTTATCACCAACGAGGTGACCATGGACGAGGTGGAGCGGGTGTGCCACAGCGGGGCCGTGATGCCGCCCAAATCCACGTTTTTCTACCCCAAAACCATCGGAGGCTTCCTGTTTACCTCCATCCGCGACGATGAACACACCCACGCGTTTACTGCTGGCTTCTAA
- the pdxH gene encoding pyridoxamine 5'-phosphate oxidase, whose translation MLDSHLADLRQTYAQRSLSEADVLPDAVPQFRAWLDEALAAQVEEPTAMVLATADAQGQPSARVVLLKGLPDDAGFLFFTNYDSRKGQELAGQPRAALTFFWPALERQVRVEGTIEKAPEKVSTEYFQSRPRSSQVGAWASPQSQPVTSRAELEQREQDAATQFEGQDPLPRPTHWGGYVLRPHRVEFWQGRPSRLHDRIVYDRAADGWKLSRLAP comes from the coding sequence ATGCTTGACTCTCACCTCGCCGACCTGCGCCAGACATACGCGCAACGCAGCCTCTCGGAAGCCGATGTGCTGCCCGACGCCGTGCCCCAGTTCCGTGCCTGGCTGGATGAGGCTCTGGCTGCCCAGGTAGAGGAGCCTACGGCCATGGTGCTGGCTACCGCCGACGCGCAGGGCCAGCCCTCTGCGCGCGTGGTGCTGCTGAAAGGGCTGCCCGACGATGCGGGGTTCCTGTTCTTTACCAACTATGATTCCCGCAAGGGCCAGGAACTGGCCGGGCAACCGCGGGCCGCTCTCACGTTTTTCTGGCCGGCCCTGGAGCGCCAGGTGCGGGTGGAAGGCACCATCGAAAAAGCCCCGGAGAAAGTTTCTACCGAGTATTTCCAGAGCCGCCCCCGGAGCAGCCAGGTGGGTGCCTGGGCCTCGCCCCAGAGCCAGCCGGTAACCAGCCGGGCGGAGCTGGAACAGCGCGAGCAGGATGCAGCTACGCAGTTCGAAGGCCAGGATCCGCTGCCCCGGCCCACTCACTGGGGCGGCTATGTGCTGCGCCCGCACCGGGTAGAGTTCTGGCAAGGCCGCCCGTCCCGCCTGCACGACCGGATTGTATATGACCGCGCCGCCGACGGCTGGAAACTCAGCCGGCTGGCACCTTAA
- a CDS encoding DUF349 domain-containing protein gives MVPENEQPVPNNSADQPAAESPMSILERRLAEISNKQPAPASAEPTSPATSQITEQPAQGTPPLPEAEAPGAGTAEPSAAATDQTLPEASAPETSASEEPVSEPQRRALEHPGQQNDHALTTETPAEAPAAPVAQPTEEEQPASTTEPAAASVAPETPDAVSPAPPTAEPTAVPATGETVAAEVPEAEPTVAAALSVPEATSEDEEDYVPETAAPDFATLDLPAQGAFLLSLLRRPDARQNRKQIFDLNRQYETALAADRTAARQRFTAGGGEADDFAYTGPEGHAELTKALQEFRESRTRDAKAEEEQRTKNLTHKQYLLSQLRSLVESAETKDSSARIKALQNDWKATGPVPQKEAQELWNSYHGLLDIFYNNRGLFFEMKELDRRRNLEAKEALVARAEALSQQSSINKALQELRQLHEEWKHVGPVPQEQRDAVWNRFLAASEKVHDRKKEFLNARSAQENANLTRKTALLEQIKPYAEYHTDRVNEWRSQTDALQKLKEEWDAAGLVPRDKADQLNKQFWGAYKGFFQRKNQFFKALDEEKSANLKRKQELIDQAEAALQNPNWEEGREIVIRLQKDWKTIGRVPEKQSDKIWNRFRTACDAFFERKHEESRQREQQAQQVSKEQASRLEQVAQTVDALTPDAPGTLEGFRELVAEWQAGAGSGPRADAERAEGRFQALMGKYLDAVPGISYAERNDLLFQLQVDRLKASSDTQQLYKKEQALRREINELENDISTLKTNLEFFARSKNAGQLREEYQGRIDEAQQRIEGLKRQLKVIRS, from the coding sequence ATGGTACCCGAAAACGAACAACCCGTCCCCAACAACTCCGCCGATCAGCCCGCTGCGGAGTCGCCAATGAGCATCCTGGAGCGCCGTCTGGCCGAAATCAGCAACAAGCAGCCGGCCCCGGCATCCGCCGAGCCAACCTCCCCCGCCACCAGTCAGATTACCGAGCAGCCAGCCCAGGGTACACCGCCGCTGCCTGAGGCCGAGGCACCCGGCGCCGGCACGGCGGAACCTTCAGCTGCTGCTACGGACCAGACGCTGCCAGAAGCCAGTGCCCCGGAAACATCCGCTTCCGAGGAGCCCGTGTCAGAACCGCAGCGCCGTGCCCTGGAGCACCCCGGCCAACAGAACGACCATGCCCTGACTACGGAAACGCCCGCCGAAGCCCCGGCAGCACCGGTAGCCCAGCCCACGGAAGAAGAGCAGCCAGCTTCAACCACGGAGCCCGCCGCTGCCAGCGTTGCGCCCGAAACCCCGGATGCCGTGAGCCCGGCTCCACCAACCGCCGAGCCTACAGCAGTTCCGGCAACCGGAGAAACTGTAGCCGCCGAGGTGCCGGAAGCAGAGCCCACCGTTGCGGCAGCCCTTAGCGTGCCTGAAGCTACCAGCGAGGACGAAGAGGACTATGTGCCAGAAACGGCCGCGCCAGACTTCGCTACGCTTGATTTGCCTGCCCAGGGAGCCTTCCTGCTCTCGCTGCTGCGCCGGCCCGACGCCCGCCAGAATCGCAAGCAGATATTTGATCTTAACCGCCAGTACGAAACGGCCCTGGCTGCCGACCGCACCGCGGCCCGCCAGCGCTTCACGGCGGGTGGGGGCGAGGCGGATGATTTTGCCTACACCGGTCCGGAAGGCCACGCCGAGCTGACGAAAGCCCTGCAGGAATTCCGCGAAAGCCGCACCCGCGACGCCAAAGCCGAGGAAGAACAGCGTACTAAGAACCTTACGCACAAGCAGTACCTGTTGTCGCAGTTGCGCAGCCTGGTAGAGTCGGCCGAAACCAAGGACAGCTCGGCCCGCATCAAGGCCCTGCAGAACGACTGGAAGGCCACGGGTCCCGTACCGCAGAAAGAGGCCCAGGAACTGTGGAACAGCTACCACGGCCTGCTGGACATCTTCTACAACAACCGCGGCCTGTTCTTCGAAATGAAGGAGCTGGATCGCCGCCGCAACCTCGAAGCCAAAGAAGCGCTGGTAGCCCGCGCCGAGGCATTAAGCCAGCAGTCCAGCATCAACAAAGCCCTGCAGGAGCTGCGCCAGTTGCACGAAGAGTGGAAGCACGTGGGCCCCGTACCGCAGGAGCAGCGCGATGCCGTGTGGAACCGCTTCCTGGCGGCTTCGGAAAAGGTACACGACCGTAAAAAGGAATTCCTGAATGCCCGCTCGGCCCAGGAAAATGCGAACCTGACGCGCAAGACCGCCTTGCTGGAGCAAATCAAGCCCTACGCCGAGTACCACACCGACCGGGTGAACGAGTGGCGCAGCCAGACGGATGCCCTGCAGAAGCTCAAGGAAGAGTGGGATGCCGCCGGCCTCGTGCCCCGCGACAAGGCCGATCAGCTCAACAAGCAGTTCTGGGGCGCCTACAAAGGGTTTTTTCAGCGCAAAAACCAGTTCTTCAAGGCGCTTGATGAGGAGAAGAGCGCCAACCTCAAGCGCAAGCAGGAGCTGATTGATCAGGCTGAAGCCGCCCTGCAGAACCCCAACTGGGAGGAAGGCCGCGAAATCGTGATTCGCCTGCAGAAGGATTGGAAAACGATTGGCCGAGTGCCCGAAAAGCAGTCCGACAAAATCTGGAACCGGTTCCGCACGGCCTGTGATGCTTTCTTCGAGCGCAAGCACGAAGAGTCGCGCCAGCGTGAGCAGCAGGCTCAGCAGGTGTCGAAGGAGCAGGCCAGCCGCCTGGAGCAGGTAGCCCAGACGGTGGATGCCCTGACCCCCGATGCCCCCGGTACTCTCGAAGGATTCCGTGAGCTGGTAGCGGAGTGGCAGGCTGGCGCTGGCAGCGGCCCGCGCGCTGATGCGGAGCGGGCTGAAGGTCGTTTCCAGGCTCTGATGGGCAAATACCTGGACGCTGTGCCTGGTATTTCATACGCCGAGCGCAACGACCTGCTGTTCCAGCTACAAGTAGACCGCCTTAAAGCTTCCTCCGATACCCAGCAGCTCTACAAGAAGGAGCAGGCCCTGCGCCGCGAAATCAACGAGCTGGAGAATGATATTTCGACTCTGAAAACCAACCTGGAGTTCTTCGCCCGCTCGAAAAACGCCGGCCAGCTGCGCGAGGAATACCAGGGCCGCATCGACGAAGCCCAGCAGCGAATTGAAGGCCTGAAGCGCCAGCTGAAGGTTATCCGTAGCTAG